One region of Vibrio pelagius genomic DNA includes:
- a CDS encoding chemotaxis protein CheX encodes MRAEFVNPFLASLMNVLKTMASLELKPQKPRVKKDEIARGDVSGLIGMVGPQSRGSMSITFDEGLALEIMQNMLGERPNGLNEEVTDMVGEITNMVTGGAKRILAESGFDFDMATPIVVSGKGHTIRHKCEGAIIIMPFSSQWGNAFIEICFE; translated from the coding sequence ATGCGCGCTGAATTTGTAAACCCGTTTTTAGCTTCCCTCATGAATGTGCTGAAAACGATGGCTTCTCTAGAATTGAAGCCACAGAAACCTAGAGTTAAAAAAGATGAAATCGCTCGTGGTGATGTCTCTGGTTTAATCGGTATGGTGGGCCCACAATCTCGTGGTTCAATGTCGATCACCTTTGATGAAGGCCTAGCGCTAGAGATCATGCAGAACATGCTAGGTGAGCGCCCTAACGGTCTAAACGAAGAAGTGACCGATATGGTTGGTGAGATCACGAACATGGTAACGGGTGGTGCAAAGCGTATCCTTGCTGAAAGTGGCTTTGACTTTGATATGGCAACACCGATTGTTGTATCAGGCAAAGGACACACTATCCGTCACAAGTGTGAAGGTGCGATCATCATTATGCCATTCTCATCTCAATGGGGTAACGCCTTCATCGAGATCTGTTTCGAATAA
- a CDS encoding secondary thiamine-phosphate synthase enzyme YjbQ, translated as MWFQKTIHLNARKRGFHLITDEIEQHINDINCPTVGLLHLFIQHTSASLTLNENADPTVRADMESHFNRYVPERAPYYRHTYEGDDDMPAHIKASLLGNSVTIPITNGRLALGTWQGIYLGEHRDFGGSRTVIVTIQGE; from the coding sequence ATGTGGTTTCAGAAGACTATTCACCTCAATGCACGAAAGCGTGGATTTCATCTCATCACTGATGAAATTGAACAACACATCAACGACATTAATTGTCCAACTGTTGGTTTATTACACTTATTTATCCAACATACCTCTGCAAGCTTAACCCTTAACGAGAATGCTGATCCTACCGTACGTGCGGATATGGAGTCGCATTTTAATCGTTATGTACCTGAAAGAGCACCCTACTATCGTCATACGTATGAGGGCGACGATGACATGCCTGCTCACATTAAAGCATCGCTTCTGGGCAATAGTGTGACAATCCCGATTACCAATGGTCGATTAGCTTTAGGAACATGGCAGGGCATTTACTTAGGTGAACACCGTGATTTCGGTGGGAGCCGTACTGTGATTGTGACTATTCAAGGTGAGTAG
- the zur gene encoding zinc uptake transcriptional repressor Zur, which yields MVKNLDQTLIEQVEGICASRGVRLTPQRKRVFELILANKKASSAYELLEQLKQSEPQAKPPTVYRALDFLLEQGFIHRVESTNSFICCCSCNAHKHFSQLLICDKCGSVIELQDDNLVAQLANNAEKHGFRLTNHVIESHGTCQACSTELKD from the coding sequence ATGGTGAAAAATTTGGACCAAACATTAATAGAGCAAGTTGAAGGGATATGCGCATCACGAGGCGTTCGTCTAACACCTCAAAGAAAGCGAGTGTTTGAGCTTATCTTAGCGAATAAAAAAGCCTCTAGTGCTTATGAGTTACTGGAACAGCTTAAGCAAAGTGAACCTCAGGCCAAACCACCTACTGTATATCGCGCTTTAGACTTTTTGTTGGAACAAGGTTTCATTCATCGAGTTGAGTCAACAAACAGCTTTATATGCTGCTGCTCTTGTAATGCTCACAAACATTTCTCACAGCTGCTTATCTGTGACAAATGTGGCAGCGTTATTGAACTGCAAGACGATAACCTAGTAGCTCAACTTGCTAACAATGCAGAAAAGCACGGCTTTCGACTGACCAATCACGTCATCGAATCTCATGGCACTTGCCAAGCCTGCTCGACTGAGCTGAAAGATTAA
- the pgi gene encoding glucose-6-phosphate isomerase, whose protein sequence is MLKNINPTQTQAWKSLTAHFESAQDMDLKELFAQDAKRFDAFSTRFGSDILVDYSKNLIDAETMQHLFALANETEVKSAIEAMFKGDAINQTEGRSVLHTALRNRSDKPVMVDGKDVMPAVNAVLAKMELFTHRIVSGEWKGYTGKEITDVVNIGIGGSDLGPYMVTEALTPYKTRLNMHFVSNVDGTHIVETLKKVNPETTLFLVASKTFTTQETMTNAHSARDWFLAEAGDEAHVAKHFAALSTNATAVAEFGIDTDNMFEFWDWVGGRYSLWSAIGLSISLSVGFDNFVELLEGAHDMDNHFASTEFESNIPVILALIGIWYNNFHGAESEAILPYDQYMHRFAAYFQQGNMESNGKFVDRDGNPVEYQTGPIIWGEPGTNGQHAFYQLIHQGTKLIPSDFIAPAISHNPASDHHQKLMSNFFAQTEALAFGKTKETVEAEFLAAGKTAEEVAELVPFKVFEGNRPTNSILVKQITPRTLGNLIAMYEHKIFVQGVIWNIFSFDQWGVELGKQLANQILPELADDAEVTSHDSSTNGLINAFKALKA, encoded by the coding sequence ATGTTGAAAAATATCAACCCAACGCAAACACAAGCGTGGAAATCTCTAACTGCACACTTTGAATCTGCTCAAGATATGGATCTAAAAGAGCTATTCGCTCAAGATGCAAAGCGTTTTGATGCGTTCTCTACTCGCTTCGGTTCAGACATCTTAGTCGACTACTCTAAGAACCTTATCGATGCAGAAACAATGCAGCACCTATTCGCACTTGCTAATGAGACAGAAGTGAAATCTGCAATCGAAGCAATGTTCAAAGGTGACGCAATCAACCAAACTGAAGGCCGTTCAGTTCTTCACACTGCTCTGCGTAACCGCAGCGACAAGCCAGTAATGGTTGATGGTAAAGATGTAATGCCTGCTGTAAATGCTGTTTTGGCAAAAATGGAACTCTTCACACACCGCATCGTATCGGGTGAGTGGAAAGGTTACACAGGTAAAGAGATCACTGATGTTGTAAACATTGGTATCGGTGGTTCGGATCTAGGTCCATACATGGTGACGGAAGCTCTAACACCATACAAAACCCGTCTAAACATGCACTTCGTTTCAAACGTTGATGGTACTCACATCGTTGAAACACTGAAGAAAGTAAACCCAGAAACAACACTGTTCCTAGTAGCTTCTAAAACGTTTACCACTCAAGAAACAATGACCAATGCACACTCTGCACGTGATTGGTTCCTAGCAGAAGCGGGTGATGAAGCGCATGTTGCTAAGCACTTCGCAGCGCTATCTACTAACGCAACGGCAGTCGCTGAGTTTGGTATCGATACAGACAACATGTTCGAATTCTGGGACTGGGTTGGCGGTCGTTACTCTCTATGGTCTGCAATCGGTCTATCGATCTCACTGTCTGTCGGTTTCGACAACTTTGTTGAGCTTCTTGAAGGTGCTCACGACATGGATAATCACTTTGCTTCAACTGAGTTTGAAAGCAACATTCCAGTTATCCTTGCGCTAATCGGTATTTGGTACAACAACTTCCACGGCGCTGAGTCTGAAGCAATTTTACCTTACGACCAATACATGCACCGTTTTGCTGCGTACTTCCAGCAAGGTAACATGGAATCTAACGGTAAGTTTGTTGACCGTGACGGTAACCCAGTGGAATACCAAACCGGTCCTATCATCTGGGGTGAACCTGGCACAAACGGCCAGCACGCTTTCTACCAGCTGATTCACCAAGGTACTAAACTGATCCCTTCTGACTTCATTGCTCCAGCAATCAGCCACAACCCAGCCTCTGATCACCACCAGAAGCTAATGTCTAACTTCTTTGCTCAAACTGAAGCACTAGCATTCGGTAAGACCAAAGAGACAGTAGAAGCTGAATTCCTAGCAGCAGGTAAAACAGCGGAAGAAGTGGCAGAACTGGTACCATTTAAAGTGTTTGAAGGTAACCGTCCAACAAACTCTATCCTAGTTAAGCAAATCACGCCTCGCACTCTGGGTAACCTAATCGCGATGTACGAGCACAAGATCTTCGTACAAGGTGTTATCTGGAACATCTTCAGCTTTGACCAATGGGGTGTAGAGCTTGGTAAGCAACTCGCGAACCAAATCCTACCTGAGCTTGCAGATGACGCAGAAGTGACATCTCACGATAGCTCAACTAACGGTCTAATCAACGCATTTAAAGCGCTTAAAGCTTAA